One Salminus brasiliensis chromosome 5, fSalBra1.hap2, whole genome shotgun sequence DNA segment encodes these proteins:
- the LOC140555434 gene encoding uncharacterized protein, with protein sequence MERPKSLKATSTEMVRVQLMESLRNLKDLSPTSVTNIIDTNGRYVLDCIRHQMFGLANLQTLACNQVLCLQLVRYFYKKLSNAAVQRPGGLHIVLVGDGSFTDQIHPVIWLVPLDTISDTVLYSPWNCSIDAKVAYGISTGGIQPKHRAFRRRSPEMEHQERPPNWNCMRAQYQNHIPEIILGPKRTFSDDVRQLGDIANVKELLKKHNRLVILYELNDGLPLYQIIGVIAFLLRFMPPYKATIHLAAGLEYRGPASPNVQMLREQYAYTPEGTMMTLKNRQFKYYHFYQKLRSML encoded by the coding sequence GAAGGCAACTAGCACGGAGATGGTGAGGGTACAATTGATGGAGTCCTTGAGAAATCTCAAGGATCTGTCACCAACATCTGTCACCAACATCATTGACACAAATGGTAGATATGTGCTGGACTGTATCCGACATCAGATGTTCGGGTTGGCAAATCTACAGACACTAGCATGTAACCAGGTCCTGTGTCTCCAACTCGTACGTTACTTCTACAAGAAGCTTAGTAATGCAGCAGTCCAGAGACCTGGAGGTCTGCACATCGTGCTGGTGGGTGACGGCAGCTTCACTGATCAGATTCATCCAGTCATCTGGCTCGTTCCTCTGGATACCATCAGCGACACTGTTCTGTATTCTCCATGGAACTGCAGCATCGACGCCAAAGTTGCTTATGGGATCTCAACAGGAGGCATTCAGCCCAAGCACCGAGCCTTCAGGAGGAGAAGTCCAGAGATGGAGCATCAGGAACGCCCCCCTAACTGGAACTGTATGAGAGCTCAATACCAAAATCATATTCCTGAGATCATCCTTGGACCCAAGAGGACCTTTTCTGATGACGTAAGACAGCTTGGGGATATAGCCAATGTGAAGGAACTGTTGAAAAAACACAACCGCCTTGTGATACTGTATGAACTAAATGACGGGCTGCCTTTATACCAAATCATTGGAGTGATTGCATTCCTGCTCAGGTTCATGCCTCCTTATAAAGCCACCATTCACCTGGCTGCAGGTTTAGAGTATAGAGGACCTGCATCGCCAAACGTGCAGATGTTGAGGGAGCAGTACGCCTACACGCCTGAGGGCACCATGATGACCTTAAAGAACAGGCAGTTCAAGTATTATCATTTCTATCAGAAGCTCAGGAGCATgctgtga